The genomic segment CAGGAACAAACCCAGCCTTGTCCAGTGGCAGAGCAAGGTGGGTGTTCTTGCCCCATGAGCAAGCAGCTCATTTGGCCTCCTAAACACACAGCCCTGCAGAGGTTGGAGGAGCAGGCCAGCGAGAGTTGAAGCATGGCTGGCAGGGCCTCTGTCAAACAGCCTCAAAGTGAATCCTGACCATGGTGTCAGAGGCTGCCTGGCGAGGCTGGCATGTCTGAACATCTGTTCTGGACAGACTCCAGGGATAAGCGGGGccactgctgggagtggcagGGGTCCCTTGCCACATAGTTCGGTGCCGGCACTTGCAGGGCAATCTAGGCAGATTTAGTCACCTTCTGAGCAGAAGACAGTCAGACTGAACTGCTGCTGTTGCTAAGAGCCAGTGCTGGATGATCTTCCCTACCACTAGGTAGACACCTAGGGTTCTAGGCACTTGACAATGGTCACCATGAAGCCATTTCTGGACACCATTTCCAGTCACCATGAAACCTTCcatggtttctgggccacatcagtATGTAGTCACCATCCCAGTAACACATCACAGACAAGCATCAGAATAAAGGGAGGGGGGcgcggggaaaaaaaaagaataaagtgggcTCTGGGAGGTTTTTATTAATGATGCTTCAGCCTGTCTCTGCCAAGGACTGGGAGTAGGATGCCCCCAATTGTCCCAGACTTGCTGCCTCAAAGTAACCGGAGGGGGAAACCCCGATCTCCTCTGggcacacgggggggggggggggggggaggggggagggaaccACAGCTTGCACTGAGATGGCAGACCAGCTGAGCCTCTCCTTGCATGCTCCTGCACTGCCATGAGCTCTCCATGATCTTGGTTCCCACTATCCATTTCAGAACTACAAGAGCCAGTCCCAGCTCAGCCTTTCAGGCTGTGTCCCAAGGAGTGTGGGAGTGGGGCTGCTCCCTCAGGACGAGCCCACTTACCCCAGCAGTTTCAAAGAGCCTCTCCCTTCTGCTGCCAAGTTGGACAGTAAGGGAGAGTACATCCCATCTTCTCTGCCCAGCACCCCCATCCAGCACAATAGCCCACGGGAAGCAGTGACTGAAGTCGCAGGTCCACGGGCCAGACTGCCCCCACCCACCCTTGGAGCCTGTCCCCGCCCGCCAAGATACTGTGAGGGACATGAGGTGATGTGGGACAGCAGGGGTTCACCTGCAGCAGGCAAGGTGGCAAGCTTGGCCCCTCCTCTGATTCCCAAGCTCAAAGGTGGCCCATCCCTCAACAAGGAGCTGTGAGGACGATGGGGGTCCTGGAGAAGTGGCTGCAGAGAACCTGCTGCAGACTCCTGGCATAAGCGGATTCTCCTGGGGCGCAGAGGCTCCATGCCCTGGCCCCATTCGCCTCCTGGTAACAAGGACCTGTTGCCTCAGCCCTGGGTCCCTCCTGCTGCGGGGACAACAGGGCAGTGGAGGCAGGAGGCTGGATGCTCGTTAGAACACTTTCCTCCTTCCTGCATCCTGGCAGCGGTCCCTGCCCTCCCTGTGCTCCTGTGCCCTCCCCGCCTGTGCGCCGGGTATCTTCCCTGCCAGCGCGTGCATGAGTCTGCATGTGGGGTGACGACGGTGTTGTCCTGGACGCCAGGAAGGGCAGGAGAGATCTGGAGTCAGCCCCACGGCAGGGCCTGGGGGTTCAGTCTCAGCCCATCTCCTTCCACTGCTTGTACAAGTCCAGGACATTCTTGATGTCCACACTGGCGTGTGCAGCAGCCTGCAAGGCTGCCTGTGGCAGAAAGGTAGGAAAAGTGTAAGGCTAGAACTCGGGCCCTGAAGGGCTCCATCCCCTCACCCGGTCCCAACCCACCTGCATGGGGCCTGAGAGCACGCTGGGGTTGTCCAGTGGAAGACCTGTGACAATGGTGACCATGCCACTGGGATCCTCCTCACCTGCCCCCTGGGCCAGAGTCAGCTGTTTGCAGCTATCCAGGATCTTATAGAGAGCCCTGGGGTGGGAAGGGTCAGTCAGCATCTGCCCTGTCTGCACCAGCCACCCAAAGTGCCAGGAGATTAGCAGACAGGTGGCAGCCTGGAGGTGACTGTGGATGTGTGTGGGAGGAGCCAGAACCAACATGAGGCAGGGCCGCGAGGGGCTGAAGGTAGATGCACTCACCAGGCGTCTGCATCCTGCTTCTTCAGTTTATGCCGCTCAAAGCTCTTCCCCACTTCTTTCTGGCAGCGAATGTACCTGTAAAGGAGCCGGAAGTGGTGTGAGGCAGTGCAGTGGGGAGCCAGTACCCCCGGCAAAGCAGCCCACTGTGCAACAAACAGGGGCCCAGAGTTCCAGGAGGCTTTGTGGGGCCCCTGGGAAGACTGAAGGGAGAGGTAGCAGCAGATGCTTTTTCAGTCCGGCTCCAGCTCTTGGAGGCCAAACAGGCTTTGTACAGCTTCCTGCCTTGCCTGATGCACAGGAGAGCTTCCCCACTCCCTCACCCGCACTGTGACCTTTTCCGGCCCAGAGGCCACAGGAAGGGCTGGCTGAGCCTTGGTATCTGAACCTACTGGTTTGTGAGGAATTTTTGCTTTGGAAAGGTCACCTGCTCTGACCCTAAAGCAGCACCCCCGCCCCAGCCTGGAGTGGGGTCTGAAAACCTCCTCCCAGTGAGGCTGCTCTCAAGGGGCAGTAAGGCGAGAGGTTGGATCCCTGTGGTCTCCCTGAGTCTCACCTGTGGGTCGCAGGCCAGGGACTCACCTGTTTCCTTTCTTAAACTCAGCCTCTAGGTAGCGTATCCCATCTCGGGCCCCCGGGTGCTCCTTCTTGAGCAGATCCAAGCCATCAATCACTGAGGCAGAAGCAGAACAGGGGCAGTACTCAGCTCTGTGTACAGGAGGGGGGCTCAGCAAATCCCCAGCATTGGCCTGGGGCTCACACTTGTGTGTTCTCTGCTGCTTGGTGAGCCAGAGCCCAACCAAATCAGAGCCTTAACAAGGACTGACGGGCCCCCAAAGAAGGGCCAGCATCGGTCAGTCATGCTAGCTATCTCTCCACATGCTCGAGAGGCTCACCTGTCCTCGGGATGATGACGATGAAGCGTCCACTAGTGGCCAATTGTCTAATGATAGGCAGATGGTGGCAGAGGGCCTGGGTGTCAGGGACGAGGTAGGGGGACATTGCTGTCTGGGCCTTGGGCTGCTGCAGGCTCCCTTCCAGCTGAGAGACCTCAAGCTAGCAAAAGGAGAAAAGGCGGAAATGGGTACCACTGCAGGGATGGCACTGGTGCCAAGGGCAGGCACCAGAGGCAAGGAAATGGAACAAGGGTTAAGGAGAGGGAAAGGTAGAGAGGGAGGCAGATGAAGGGACTGAGGGAGACAGTTGAGGACTAAGTGGTGCCAGGAGATGGTAGGAGGACAAGGAACTTGCCTGGTATGAGGTACAGCCCTCCACtggagaatgagagaaaaaagggGAGTGGGGAAGTGAGAgcgagaaggggaggaagagagagagctgGACAGCATGCATGTGCAGAGCAGAGCAGGCTATGCCGCCCCTACCTGGAGCCGCAACTGAGCCATGTCCCGCATCAGCCTGTTCCGCCGAGCTTCCTCCTGTGCCTAAGAGGAAAGTCAAGGAAAAGGCTAGGGTGAAGAGTTGGTGACACTGACCTTGACGAAATCCAGGCTGACAGCTCAGAGGTACCCCAGCACTGCCCAGAGTGGCACAGGAGCAAAAACAAGACCAAGAACATTGGGGGGTAAAGAGAAGGGAGGTGGGACTCAaaaggaccctatgtggtgccaaaaTCCGAGACCACGGTGGTCGTATGAAAGCAAGTACCCTCCCACTGCACCGTCTCCTTGGCCCCGAAAACGGTTTTCAGCGATCTTGAGCCTGAAAGACAGGCTGGAGGGCGGGTCAGACTCACCATGCGGAACTGGGCCTGGGCCTGCTGCAGCAGGGTCTCCTGCTCCGACTGGCCGATGCTGACGAAAATGCCCACCTCCGGGCTGAACTGCAGGATGCTGCCTTGCAGGCGGGCGACGAAATGCCCAAAGCTGCGGATGCAGCAGATTCGCACGACTGACTGGGGAGACAGAGGAGCCCAGCCAAGCTGAGGATTGCTGAGGGCCCATTAGACAGCCCTGCTACTGAGCCCCCACTGCTACCCCCTTATCACCCATCAGGGGACAGAAATGGCTGCCCCTAGGTGACAAGAAAGGTGTAAGCACATGCTTGAAGGATGCCAGTACTGAGCTGGGGGGAGTGTAAGCACTATTGGGAGGGAGTATTAGGACTGTGGGATGGTACAAAAGCCCGAATGGCAGGAGACCTGGGGTCTGGCCATGGAATGATGTAAagcaatcttttttgttgttgtttgcaaggcaaatggcttaccccTATACTAGTTATTTTTGTTCTGAGGCCATgcacagcagtgttcagagaccctatggagtgctgaggattgaacccagctcagccacgtgtaaggcaagctccttaccactATACTGGGTCTTAGGGTCCAACAACGAAAATCTTACTTGCACCCTCGTATATATACAACACTACTAAATGGAAATGCCCCATCTGGAGAGGAACCAACAGGAAGTATGTGTATGGAGGTGAGATGCAGGGTGTGTGGCCCGTGTGTCCAGCTTCCCTCTGCTGCCCCCAGAGGTCCCACATGGTTACAGATTCAAGAGCAAAGTTTCTGCAGCATGTTGGAAGCAGTGCCTGTCCAGATCTAACCTGCTCAGGGTAGCTCAGAGATCAGAGCAAAGAGAGGATAGGGCTGAGGTGGAACTCAAGGCACAGTGCTTGCCTCATATGTACAAGACCTGGGTTCATATCCAACACTGCAAAAAATTCCCTTTtgcaaaagggaaaaataaatgaagagagatTTCAAAGCCATTGGCCAGAAGGGAATAAAGCAAGGAAGTTGCTAGCCTCATGTACTGCTGGCCCCAAGGGACCCCCAAATTGCAgtcttcaagcactgccagaactaGCCTGAGTAATGTATGTGTAACTCCAAACCTGGCTCCCACTACACCTGCCAAACACCTCCCCACCCGTATTTTAAAGCTTTAATGGTTCCTGTTGTTTATTACTCAAAAGCAAGAATGGTTgcaaggccagagagacagaaaagtGGGTggagccttgcacacagccaacctgggttcgatctgtggcatcccatatggtcccctgagcctgtcaagagtaatttcccagaagcaattcctgagtaccagcaggtatggccccaaaaccgtgcaaaaggagagagggagagagagaaagaaagggagggggagagagagaggagagagagatagaggagagaaagaagagaaagaggagagagaagagagaggagagagaggagagagaggagagagggaggggagaggagagagggaggggagagtagagagagagagaggagagagagaggagagagagaggggagagagaagagagaggagagagagatgtagAAGCGATAATATacagggtagggcacttgccgtgcatacagtcaacccaggctcaattcccagaatcctatatggtcccctggccctgagtgatccctgagttcagagccaggagtaacctctgagcacagctgagtgtggcccccccaaaccaaactaaaacagcAAGAAGGGTAGAAGAGCAGAGACCTGTCACCAGCAGCTGCAGAACATCCTGCCCCAGGGCTCAAAGAGGGACTAGGGCCAGGGAATGAGCTTGGTGGCAGAGTACATGGCTCGGATATTCCAggtcccagcaccacacagtaAGTACTGAATCTGCAGTAGCTCCACTAGTGGGAGAGCTCAGGAAGCCACAGCCCCACCACTGACCTGGACCCACCCTGCCTGGACCAGTGCACACACAAGGTATGTGGTCACCACCCTACACACACAGGCATGATATTCGCAGGGCCTCCTCACCTCCACCTCCTCTGCATGCACATATGCATGGTCTCACCTTCTCTAGACATGTATGtacacacacgcatgcatgcGCAGCCTCACCTCCTCCAAAGCGCTGAGCAGGGGCCGGTCTGTGTCAAAGTGGAAGTGCTTGTGGGCAGCCCGGAGGGGAGGCAAGTTGCGAAGTGCCAGGTCCTCCGGGAGCAGCAGACTAGAGGCGAGGTCAGGCAGTTCACAACCTGCCAGAAGATCCTGGACCTCAGGGCACAGGGACAAGCCTGAGGTGAGAGAGACACATGTGGCCACCATTCAGTGGGAGCCCCGGAGGACAACGGAGAGCAAGGAAGAGACATGTGGATGCAGGCCAGGTAAAGCCTGAGGGGGTGGTGCTGAGGAAcagggggagaagggagggagagccCCAAAGGGGACAGTCAGTACTGACAAGCACAGCAGAAAGCAGAGAAGCTGTACCCTGGTGGGGAGGAAAGGGATGGGCTCAGAGGGACTCACCGGACTCTTGGAGCTCCCCAGCAGTGGGCAGCAGGTTCAGCAGCACAGACAGGCGGTTCCACAGACTCTGTGAGCTCTGGAGAGAGAGGACCAGGGGCTCAGCCAGACTGAAGGGACTGGGAGCTCTGTGCAGACCTGTGGGATCtgaggctcagtgctcaggggtcgttCATGGCTCTGACCCTGCTCTCCAGTCTCCCCAGCACCTCCTTAAAGATAGGCAGTGCAGGCAGCTCACAGGTTTTGGATGCGGGTGCCCTAAAGTCCATCCTGAATCACATGATCCTGAGCATGAGGCCAGAATGAGACCAGGTGAGACCAGGAGTATGAGCCCCTGAATACTAGCaaaggtgcccccccccccaaataaataaaaacaaaaaagcaggagACAAGAGAACTAGGAAGGAGTCCAGCTTTTGGTACCAGAGCGCAAACAAAGGAGATGTCACTGCCCAGTCAGGCACACACAGGGTTCCAGCCCTGATGCAGCAGGCACGCACCTGTGCACACACAACTATGAGGTCCGGGTTGGTCCGTAGCCAGTCCAGGAAGACTTTCACAGCTGGGAGCAGGCCCTCCGCCACCAGCACCTGCAGCTTCTCTTGGATGCTGCGCTCATTTCGACATGAGCGCCCACTCGACTCGCTTCCTTCGGACTCGGAGCCCTCTTCAGAGGCTGGGTGGGGAGAACAGAGCTGAGGGAGGGGCacactctgcccccaccccaaacacTTCTGAAGAGTTCTGGTACCAAATAGACTTGACACTCAAGAGCACAGCTGCCCTCTGTCTGCCAGCCCAGCAGAAAGAGGCATTCAGGCCAAGACGAGAGTAGGACTAGAGatatagaccttttttttttggtttctgggtcatacctggcagcattcaggggtcactcctggctctacaatcagaaatcgctcctggcaggcttgggggaccagatgggatgccgggtttgaaccactgtccttctgcataacggcaaatgccttacctccatgctatctctctggccccagagacacAGACCTctaaactagaattttttttggggggtgggggtggggtaggcatacctagcagcgctcaggggttactcctggctcggcactcagaaattgctcctggcaagcaagggggatcatatgggatgccaggattcgaaccaccatttgtcctgaatcagctgcgtacaaggcaaacatcctactgctgtgctacctctccggccctaaaCTAAATCTTTTGGGCCatagagagtacagcagggaagtCTCTTGCCCtatacatggctgacttgggtaaAATCTCCCAAGGTCCcccgagccctaccaggagtgatccctgatcaatGATCTAGGAGTCACCTTTAAGCACAgcagggtgaggcccaaaacaacttaagaaaaaaaagcttgtgggccagattgatagtataGCAGTCAGTGTActtgttgccttgcacacagcggatgtgagttcaatcactgacatcccatatggtcaccaccaaaagtaattcttgagtgcagggccaggagtaacccccgaccattgctaatatttaaaaataaaaaatgaggggctggagaggtagcgtTGAGTtatggtgattgccttgcatgcagaaggacggtggttcgaattccggcatcctataaggtcccccgagcctgccgggggtgatttctgacacagagccaggagtgacccctgagcgctgccaggtgtgacccaaaaagcaaaaaaataaaaaaataggggccagagatagcacagcggtaaagcgtttgccttaaatgcagaaggatggtggttcgaatcccggcatcccatatggtcccctgagcctgccaggagtgctttctgagcatagagccaggagtaacccctaagtgctgccggttatgatccaaaaaaaaaaaaaaaaatgaggagcaGGCGCGGTgtagcaagcggtagggcgtctgccttacatgtgctaacccaggacctgggttcgatccccagtgtcccatatagtcccccaagccaggagcgatttctgagctcataggcaggagtaaccactgagcatcaccgggtatggcccaaaaactaactaaataaggaaataaataatgaactaAGAAGGTTGAGGCTAAAGCGATAATTCAATGGATTTGGATGTTCTCTGTATGTAGACAACTCAGATTCATTTACTAGTACATaagagtccaccaggaatgatacctgagcatagccaggagtaatccctcagcagagagccaggagttaagtcctgagcatagccagatatgcctccaccccacccccaagaaaaagaactgAGCTCGGGAGTGGGCTCCAGTGCATTAGTGTGCATAGGAGCTTGTGGTAAAGGACAGCAGTGCATTAGAACAGGGTGGCAACTTGTACACAGGACAGCAGTGAAAGCAACTATGGCTCAGCAGACACATGCTGGATGGACAAGGCTCTCTTTGAGAGGAAGACCCCCCCGCCCCCAGAGCTGGTAGGGACTCCTGGCAGGACCTAGGAGAGTAAGCAGTAGTGGCTGCTGTATGCAGGAAGAGTCCTAAGTCCCCAGAGTGGGCAGGAAGGTGGAAGTTGCAGGCCACGAGGACACAGCAGGAGAGGGAGATCTTAGGAAGGGACCCTGGGAAGGGGTAAGTTGTGCAGAGGAAACCATCTGCTCTCCCAGCTCAGCACCCAGGAATGAATACCTGGCTCCAAGGGCTTATCCACGTCCCCATTGACACAGGGCTTGTGGCCATCTGAGGTGTGGGGCTCAGTGGCGGGCTGGAGAAGCAGGTTGCTGAAGGTGGGAGCCAACCGAAAGCAGCGCTTGGTCTGGAACATCTGTGTGGACATGGCTTGTAAATTGCTGGTAAGGTTTGCCTCACTGGGCGCCAGGGGGCCATTGAGGACCTCAGGGGCTTCCGACTGGGCCCGAGGAGGTTCTGAAGCTGGGGACCGCGTTCCCTCTTCGTCCTCCATATCTTCCAAGTCAGACCGAGACTCTTGGCTGTTCATTTCCGAGTCTGTCTCAGCATCAAAGGCTGTTCCCCCACCTTCGAGACTCTTGTCAGAGCCACTGTCTGAGCCCTCACTGGCCCTTGCTGAGTCAGGGCTGGAGTC from the Suncus etruscus isolate mSunEtr1 chromosome 10, mSunEtr1.pri.cur, whole genome shotgun sequence genome contains:
- the SMG5 gene encoding nonsense-mediated mRNA decay factor SMG5 produces the protein MSQGPPPGDSSEPEAKVLHTKRLYRAVVEAVHRLDLILCNKTAYQEVFKPENISLRNKLRELCVKLMFLHPVDYGRKAEELLWRKVYYEVIQFIKTNKKHIHSRSTLECAYRTHLVAGIGFYQHLLLYIQSHYQLELQCCIDWTHVTDPLIGCKKPVSATGKEMDWAQMACHRCLVYLGDLSRYQNELAGVDTELLAERFYYQALSVAPQIGMPFNQLGTLAGSKYYNVEAMYCYLRCIQSEVSFEGAYGNLKRLYDKAARMYHQMKKCEMRRLSPSRKRCKDIKRLLVNFMYLQSLLQPKSSSVDSELTALCQSVLEDFNLCLFYLPSSPNLSLASEEEEDYESGYAFLPDLLIFQMLIICLMGVYSLKRAGSKQYSAAIAFTLALFSHLVNHVNIRLQAELEEGENPVPAFQSDGTDEAEPREPLEKQEEPGPEPPTGPPEGEGRKGRKFSRLSCLRRRRHPPKAGDDSDLSEGFESDSSPDSARASEGSDSGSDKSLEGGGTAFDAETDSEMNSQESRSDLEDMEDEEGTRSPASEPPRAQSEAPEVLNGPLAPSEANLTSNLQAMSTQMFQTKRCFRLAPTFSNLLLQPATEPHTSDGHKPCVNGDVDKPLEPASEEGSESEGSESSGRSCRNERSIQEKLQVLVAEGLLPAVKVFLDWLRTNPDLIVVCAQSSQSLWNRLSVLLNLLPTAGELQESGLSLCPEVQDLLAGCELPDLASSLLLPEDLALRNLPPLRAAHKHFHFDTDRPLLSALEESVVRICCIRSFGHFVARLQGSILQFSPEVGIFVSIGQSEQETLLQQAQAQFRMAQEEARRNRLMRDMAQLRLQLEVSQLEGSLQQPKAQTAMSPYLVPDTQALCHHLPIIRQLATSGRFIVIIPRTVIDGLDLLKKEHPGARDGIRYLEAEFKKGNRYIRCQKEVGKSFERHKLKKQDADAWALYKILDSCKQLTLAQGAGEEDPSGMVTIVTGLPLDNPSVLSGPMQAALQAAAHASVDIKNVLDLYKQWKEMG